The stretch of DNA GGCCACCTTGCCCATGTCCGCCTTGGAGCCTGCCTCGGCTTCGATGATGCTGGCGATGGTGACGGTCTGGTAGACGTTCACGGCGTTGCGTTCGGCGCCCGCCGTGACGTGGTTGCCGCTGAACTTCTTGGCTGCCGTGTTCACCATGTACGAGAGCACGGACGCGGGGGTCGACTGGTCGCTGATGGGATACGTGGCCGGGAAGAGGTAACCCTCGGGGTTGCCGCGCGCGTCGGCGGGAAGTTTGAGGCCCGCCTTGGGAAGGGCCTTCTTCGTGGTGCCGGCCGGCACATCGAGGACCTTGTCGACGGCCCCGTACACCTGGCTGGAGCGCCAGCCCTCCGGGATGGTCAGTGACTCGGGGCGTCCGTCGTCATCCGGGAGCAGCAGCGGCACCGACACGGCGGTGACCGCCGCGACGGCTCCGGTCGCGATCAGGGCGATCCGGCCCCGACGCGTCAGTCGAATCGTGCCCCGGCGCGGAGTCTTGGTCTGCAGCATGCGGGCACGGTATCCCGCAAATGCCGACATTCCGTGCATATCTTCATGTTGCTGGCTCCAGTTGGGCGTCTCTTCGGACCAGGGCGGCGTAACGGCCGTCCTTCTCCAGGAGTTCCTCGTGGCTGCCGCGCTCGGCGGTCCGGCCCGCTTCCAGGACCACGATCTGGTCGGCGTCGCGGACCGTGGAGAGGCGGTGGGCGATCGTGAGTGTCGTCCGGTCGGCGGACAGGGCGTCGATGGCTTCCTGCACGGCGTGCTCGGTGTGCGTGTCCAGGGCGCTGGTGGCCTCGTCCAGGATGAGCACGGGCGGATCGCGCAGGATCGTACGGGCGATGGCGAGGCGCTGCTTCTCGCCTCCGGAGAAGCGGTGGCCGCGCTCGCCGACCACCGTGTCGTACCCGTCGGGCAGGGACGCGATGTGGTCGTGGATCTGGGCGGCGCCGGCGGCCGCGATCAGTTCCTCGTCCGTGGCGTCGGGCTTGGCGAAGCGCAGGTTCTCGGCGACCGAGGCGTGGAAGAGATACGTCTCCTGGGAGACGACACCGACCGCGCGGGCCAGCGTGTCGAAGTCCAGGTCGCGTACGTCGACGCCGTCGATCGTGACGCGGCCGCCCGTCACGTCGTACAGCCGCGGCACCAGATAGCTGAGGGTCGACTTTCCGGAGCCGGTGGGGCCGACGACGGCCAGGCTGCCGCCGGCGGGGACGGTGATGTCGATGCCGTCGAGGATCGGGCGGCTCTGGCCGTCCTCGCCGTCGTAGCGGAACTCGACGTCCTCGAAGCGGACTTCGCCCTTGATCTTGTCCAGGCGGACCGGGCGCTCGGGTTCGTTGATGTCGATGGGCAGGTCCAGATACTCGAAGATGCGCTGGAAGAGCGCGAGCGAGGTCTGGATCTGTACGCCGGTGGAGAGCAGGCTCACGGTGGGCCGGAACAGGCCCTGCTGGAGCGAGACGAAGGCGACGAGCGTGCCGATCGAGACCGTCGGGCCGCCCATCTGGAAGGCGAGGCCCGCGGTCCAGTAGATGACGGCGGGCATGGCGGCCATGACGATCGAGATGACGGCCATGCGCCAGCGACCCGCCATGTTCGAGCGGACCTCGAGGTCGACGAGGCGCTCGGACTCGTCGGCGAAGGACTTGGTGAGCGAGTCGGCGCGGCCCATCGTGCGGCCGAGCAGGATGCCGCTGACGGAGAGCGATTCGGTGACCGTCGCCGCCATCGCGGCCATCTGCTTCTGCCGCTGCGTGGCTATCTTCTTGCGTTCGCGGCCGACCCGGCGGCTGATCCACACGAAGACGGGCAGCAGGAGCAGCGACACGACCGTCAGGCGCCAGTCGAGGGCGAGCATCGCGACGATCGTGGCGATCACGCTGGTGAGGTTCGAGACCAGGGACGTGGCGGTGGAGGTGACCGTCGCCTGCATGCCGCCGATGTCGCTGGCGATGCGGGACTGGACCTCACCGGTGCGGGTCCTGGTGAAGAAGGCGAGCGACATGCTCTGCAGCCGGCCGTACACGGCGGTGCGCAGGTCGTGCATGACGCGCTGGCCGACGGTCGTGCTGATCAGGGTCTGCAGGACGCCGAAGACGCTGGTGACGACCGCGCTGAGGATCATTCCCAGGGCGAGCAGGCTCAGCAGGC from Streptomyces sp. BA2 encodes:
- the mltG gene encoding endolytic transglycosylase MltG, producing MQTKTPRRGTIRLTRRGRIALIATGAVAAVTAVSVPLLLPDDDGRPESLTIPEGWRSSQVYGAVDKVLDVPAGTTKKALPKAGLKLPADARGNPEGYLFPATYPISDQSTPASVLSYMVNTAAKKFSGNHVTAGAERNAVNVYQTVTIASIIEAEAGSKADMGKVARVIFNRLEQGMPLQMDSTINYALNRSTLNTRDRDTEINSPYNTYARMGLPPTPIGNPGEEAMRAATTPAQGNWLYFVTVKPGDTRFTASFEEQQKNVAEFNKNKSKDQKKQGT
- a CDS encoding ABC transporter ATP-binding protein — protein: MPHDEPKWTPQPLAPGQEEQPRQVRRILRLFRPYRARLAVVGLLVGAASLVSVATPFLLKEILDTAIPQGRTGLLSLLALGMILSAVVTSVFGVLQTLISTTVGQRVMHDLRTAVYGRLQSMSLAFFTRTRTGEVQSRIASDIGGMQATVTSTATSLVSNLTSVIATIVAMLALDWRLTVVSLLLLPVFVWISRRVGRERKKIATQRQKQMAAMAATVTESLSVSGILLGRTMGRADSLTKSFADESERLVDLEVRSNMAGRWRMAVISIVMAAMPAVIYWTAGLAFQMGGPTVSIGTLVAFVSLQQGLFRPTVSLLSTGVQIQTSLALFQRIFEYLDLPIDINEPERPVRLDKIKGEVRFEDVEFRYDGEDGQSRPILDGIDITVPAGGSLAVVGPTGSGKSTLSYLVPRLYDVTGGRVTIDGVDVRDLDFDTLARAVGVVSQETYLFHASVAENLRFAKPDATDEELIAAAGAAQIHDHIASLPDGYDTVVGERGHRFSGGEKQRLAIARTILRDPPVLILDEATSALDTHTEHAVQEAIDALSADRTTLTIAHRLSTVRDADQIVVLEAGRTAERGSHEELLEKDGRYAALVRRDAQLEPAT